A window from Calditrichota bacterium encodes these proteins:
- a CDS encoding DUF4097 family beta strand repeat protein, with product MLKAKRYAALTVIFIIFLLMSTMAWAQQLRKQGRYYVADIEKEFKVKPGGSLEIKNVRGDVQITSWSKNVVYIHERRKMDVFTKAEAEAVLKDLKSQYQQVGDKIIVGMEGSYRSYMSSYFDVKLPQKFNAQVSTAGGDLSVSDLIGDVKLATSGGDIDVTGIDGIVNATTSGGDISAKRIGQQVTLATSGGDIDLEEIKGDVKAATSGGDLSLREIDGNVRASTSGGDIIVEKNTANVSVQTSGGDIELYDIGAEVRASTSGGDIVVRRSNGTVKVSTSGGDIELTDIRGKITATTSGGDIKATTVMDGIKVSTSGGDVDLFDIRGFIDASTSGGDMRAEMTLKDFSKDHHISMKTSGGEIELKIPEKLPATIKARLKITPRARDDYGIISDFPISIKKEKEGRNEIITATGEINGGGDVIELKTTNGNISILKLK from the coding sequence ATGTTAAAAGCGAAAAGGTATGCAGCGCTCACGGTAATTTTCATCATTTTTCTGCTGATGTCAACCATGGCCTGGGCTCAGCAATTGCGGAAGCAAGGTCGTTATTACGTGGCTGACATTGAAAAAGAATTCAAAGTCAAGCCCGGCGGCTCACTGGAAATTAAAAACGTTCGCGGCGATGTGCAGATCACCAGTTGGAGCAAAAATGTGGTTTACATCCATGAGCGCCGAAAAATGGATGTTTTCACCAAAGCGGAAGCGGAAGCTGTGCTCAAAGACCTCAAATCTCAGTACCAGCAAGTCGGCGATAAAATCATTGTCGGCATGGAGGGCAGCTACCGTTCCTACATGAGCAGCTACTTTGACGTCAAATTACCGCAAAAATTTAACGCGCAGGTCAGTACTGCGGGAGGCGACCTTTCCGTTTCCGATTTGATCGGAGATGTCAAATTAGCGACTTCCGGCGGTGACATTGACGTTACGGGCATCGACGGCATCGTAAACGCGACGACCTCCGGGGGCGATATTTCAGCAAAAAGAATAGGCCAACAGGTAACGCTCGCGACTTCCGGTGGTGATATCGATCTGGAAGAAATCAAGGGGGACGTCAAGGCGGCTACTTCTGGCGGAGATCTCTCACTACGGGAGATTGACGGAAACGTGCGGGCATCTACGTCGGGCGGGGACATCATTGTGGAAAAAAATACTGCCAATGTTTCGGTGCAAACGTCGGGCGGAGACATTGAACTGTACGACATCGGCGCGGAAGTCAGAGCGTCAACTTCTGGCGGAGATATCGTTGTTCGCCGCAGCAATGGCACAGTAAAAGTTTCTACCTCTGGCGGAGATATCGAGTTGACTGACATCAGAGGAAAAATAACCGCTACCACATCGGGCGGGGACATTAAAGCGACGACAGTCATGGACGGCATCAAAGTCTCCACTTCCGGTGGCGATGTGGATTTGTTTGATATTCGCGGATTCATCGACGCTTCGACGTCCGGCGGCGACATGCGCGCAGAAATGACGCTCAAAGATTTTAGCAAAGATCATCATATCAGCATGAAAACTTCCGGCGGAGAAATAGAGCTGAAAATTCCGGAGAAGTTACCGGCGACAATTAAAGCCCGCTTGAAAATCACGCCGCGCGCGCGCGATGATTACGGCATCATTTCGGATTTTCCCATTTCCATCAAAAAGGAAAAAGAAGGAAGAAACGAGATTATTACAGCGACCGGAGAAATCAACGGCGGCGGCGACGTAATTGAATTGAAGACAACTAACGGAAATATTTCGATTTTGAAATTGAAATAA
- a CDS encoding TIGR01777 family protein, with protein MPQKIVITGGSGFIGRNLIPSLKARKYEIIVLTRNPQRTSEIFKGAVRAVYWDGKTVGDWQQELDGADAIVNLAGETVRALRWTQKKKARIIQSRVDAGKAIYQAIANVKNKPGVLIQPSGIGFYGDRGDEILDENSTRGTGFMAEVAQLWEQSVNQVKDLGVPLATLRIGLVLGKDGGFLSQVSLPFKFFFGGVIGSGKPYMSWIHVEDLCAVILFLLEDKSRSGIFNLTAPNPIPGSEFYRTVAQVLQRPCWLHVAAWQIRVLLGEMGKELILSGQHVIPKRLLDLGFKFKFVELESALEGIFEKD; from the coding sequence ATGCCCCAAAAAATTGTCATCACCGGTGGTAGCGGATTTATAGGCAGAAATTTAATCCCGTCCTTGAAGGCAAGAAAATATGAAATTATCGTTCTCACCAGAAATCCGCAGCGAACGTCAGAAATTTTCAAGGGCGCAGTTCGGGCAGTTTACTGGGATGGTAAAACAGTTGGCGACTGGCAGCAGGAGTTAGACGGCGCCGATGCGATCGTTAACCTCGCCGGCGAGACGGTGCGGGCGTTGCGTTGGACGCAGAAGAAAAAGGCGCGCATCATTCAGAGCAGAGTAGATGCCGGAAAGGCGATTTATCAGGCAATTGCTAATGTGAAAAATAAACCAGGGGTGCTGATTCAACCGTCCGGAATTGGATTTTATGGTGATCGCGGGGATGAAATTTTAGATGAAAATTCGACTCGCGGAACAGGCTTCATGGCGGAAGTAGCGCAATTGTGGGAACAAAGCGTTAATCAAGTAAAAGATTTAGGGGTGCCGCTTGCAACTCTGCGCATCGGCCTGGTACTGGGCAAAGATGGCGGATTTCTTTCTCAAGTTTCGTTGCCGTTCAAATTTTTTTTCGGCGGCGTCATCGGTTCGGGAAAGCCGTATATGTCCTGGATTCACGTCGAAGATTTGTGCGCTGTCATTTTGTTTCTGCTGGAGGACAAATCCCGATCAGGTATTTTCAATTTAACTGCTCCCAATCCGATTCCCGGAAGTGAATTTTATCGAACTGTAGCGCAGGTTTTACAACGGCCTTGTTGGCTTCATGTGGCAGCCTGGCAAATTCGAGTTTTGCTCGGCGAAATGGGAAAGGAACTGATTTTGTCGGGTCAGCACGTAATTCCGAAAAGGCTGTTGGATTTAGGGTTTAAATTTAAGTTTGTTGAGCTTGAGAGTGCGTTAGAGGGTATTTTTGAGAAAGATTAA